In Halobaculum sp. XH14, a single genomic region encodes these proteins:
- the metX gene encoding homoserine O-acetyltransferase MetX has translation MAETTGVGEFRFACGETIDDLELAYETYGEFDGSNAVLVCHALTGSHHVTDSGWREEGDDGTPTAGQARAWWNDVVGPGKAIDTTEYYVVCVNVPGSCYGSSGPSSEGPDGEPWGTNFPPVTVGDWTRAQRRLLDELGVGRLHAVVGGSVGGMNALDWATRYPDDVRRVVPIAAAARLDAQCLAIDAVARRAITTDANWNGGEYYGDGPDPDDGLALARQLGHVMYLSKGSMERKFGRRAAGRDARRDAFPEDPAGAFFPYREVESYLDYNAAGFTDRFDANSYLYLTRAMDDYDLSAEYGSDADALAAFEGEALLLSFSADWHFTVEQSRSLAAAFEDGGAPVAHHVVDSDHGHDAFLVEPESVGPPLRDFLADGVDGRAVRDEGTATDGGDAGKERRAPVHASLFPG, from the coding sequence ATGGCGGAGACGACCGGGGTCGGCGAGTTCCGGTTCGCCTGCGGCGAGACGATCGACGACCTCGAACTCGCCTACGAGACGTACGGCGAGTTCGACGGCTCGAACGCGGTGCTCGTCTGTCACGCGCTCACCGGGAGCCACCACGTCACCGACTCGGGCTGGCGCGAGGAGGGGGACGACGGGACGCCCACCGCCGGCCAGGCGCGGGCCTGGTGGAACGACGTCGTCGGGCCGGGGAAGGCGATCGACACGACCGAGTACTACGTCGTCTGCGTGAACGTTCCCGGCTCCTGCTACGGCTCCTCCGGCCCGTCGAGCGAGGGCCCCGACGGCGAGCCGTGGGGGACGAACTTCCCGCCGGTGACGGTCGGCGACTGGACGCGCGCGCAGCGACGGCTGCTCGACGAACTCGGCGTGGGCCGGCTCCACGCGGTCGTCGGCGGCAGCGTCGGCGGGATGAACGCCCTCGACTGGGCGACGCGATACCCGGACGACGTCCGGCGCGTCGTCCCCATCGCGGCGGCAGCGCGGCTCGACGCCCAGTGTCTCGCCATCGACGCCGTCGCACGCCGTGCCATCACCACCGACGCGAACTGGAACGGCGGCGAGTACTACGGCGACGGGCCGGACCCCGACGACGGGCTCGCCCTGGCCCGACAGCTCGGTCACGTGATGTACCTCTCGAAGGGGTCGATGGAGCGGAAGTTCGGCCGGCGCGCGGCCGGCCGCGACGCCCGCCGGGACGCGTTCCCCGAGGACCCGGCGGGCGCGTTCTTCCCCTACCGCGAGGTGGAGTCGTACCTCGATTACAACGCCGCCGGGTTCACCGACCGGTTCGACGCGAACAGCTACCTCTACCTGACGCGGGCGATGGACGACTACGACCTCTCGGCGGAGTACGGCTCGGACGCCGACGCGCTCGCCGCGTTCGAGGGAGAGGCGCTGCTGCTCTCCTTTTCGGCCGACTGGCACTTCACCGTCGAGCAGTCGCGGTCGCTGGCGGCGGCGTTCGAGGACGGCGGGGCGCCCGTCGCCCACCACGTCGTCGACTCGGACCACGGCCACGACGCGTTCCTCGTCGAACCCGAGTCGGTCGGGCCGCCGCTCCGCGACTTCCTCGCGGACGGCGTCGACGGTCGCGCGGTCCGCGACGAGGGGACCGCGACCGACGGCGGGGACGCGGGGAAGGAACGGCGGGCACCCGTCCACGCGAGCCTCTTCCCGGGCTGA
- the ligA gene encoding NAD-dependent DNA ligase LigA produces the protein MTDAAGLDADELRFADPDNPFLLDPDTEFASADSLPREAAESEAALLRAALREHDYRYYAENDPLIADRTYDRLFARLAELEDAFDLDTAESPTQRVGGTTLDELETVEHVVPMLSIDQSGEAADVRDFDERVRREVGGRDDGGGGDVEYTCEPKFDGLSVELVYEDGSFVQAATRGDGERGDDVTEQVRTIRSIPDRLGGDPPEFLAVRGEVYIPRDAFREHNRERVERGEEPFANPRNAAAGTLRQLDVDAVARRPLDCFCYDVLGWEDGGRDAPATQWEGLSILDDFGLKTNDRVELVGDVEDAVEYRNRLLEEREDLNYEIDGVVIKVNDLALCEELGTTARSYRWAFAYKFPARAEVTTITDVVVQVGRTGRLTPVALLDPVDVGGVTVSRATLHNPDEIDRLGVNVGDRVRVKRAGDVIPQVAEVVESRSDEPYAFPETCPVCGSAVERDGPLAFCTGGLACEAQAERAVVHYASRGGLDIEGLGEESVEQLREAGLVESLPDLYRLPDRRDELASLEGWGETSADNLVAEIEASREPPLSDFLAALGVPEVGGATARNLARQFGTVDAVRTASESELADVDDVGEIVAATVRDFFASEENAAVIDELLEFVSPREAETPDDADELDGLTFVFTGALSAPRSAAEDLVQRHGANATGSVSGNTDYLVVGENPGASKREDADANDVPTVDEGEFSALLREHGLVWPPDDEE, from the coding sequence ATGACCGACGCCGCCGGGCTCGACGCCGATGAGCTCCGATTCGCCGACCCGGACAACCCCTTCCTGCTCGACCCGGACACGGAGTTCGCGTCCGCCGACTCGCTCCCCCGCGAGGCGGCCGAGTCGGAGGCCGCCCTGCTCCGCGCGGCACTCCGCGAGCACGACTACCGCTACTACGCCGAGAACGACCCGCTGATCGCCGACCGGACGTACGACCGGCTGTTCGCAAGGCTCGCGGAACTGGAGGACGCCTTCGACCTCGACACGGCCGAGTCGCCGACCCAGCGCGTCGGCGGCACGACGCTGGACGAACTGGAGACCGTCGAGCACGTGGTGCCGATGCTCTCGATCGACCAGTCCGGCGAGGCGGCTGACGTGCGGGACTTCGACGAGCGCGTCCGGCGGGAAGTCGGCGGTCGGGACGACGGCGGTGGCGGCGACGTCGAGTACACCTGCGAGCCGAAGTTCGACGGCCTCTCGGTCGAACTCGTCTACGAGGACGGCAGCTTCGTGCAGGCAGCGACGCGCGGCGACGGCGAGCGGGGCGACGACGTGACCGAGCAGGTGCGGACGATCCGCTCGATTCCGGATCGCCTCGGCGGCGACCCGCCCGAGTTTCTCGCGGTCCGTGGCGAGGTGTACATCCCCCGGGACGCGTTCCGGGAGCACAACCGCGAGCGGGTCGAGCGCGGCGAGGAGCCGTTCGCCAACCCCCGGAACGCGGCGGCGGGCACGCTGCGGCAACTCGACGTCGACGCCGTCGCACGGCGGCCGCTGGACTGCTTCTGTTATGACGTTTTGGGCTGGGAGGACGGTGGCCGGGACGCCCCGGCGACCCAGTGGGAGGGGCTCTCGATACTGGACGACTTCGGGCTGAAGACGAACGACCGGGTCGAACTGGTCGGCGACGTCGAGGACGCGGTCGAGTACCGGAACCGCCTGCTCGAGGAGCGCGAGGACCTGAACTACGAGATCGACGGGGTCGTCATCAAGGTGAACGACCTCGCGCTCTGCGAGGAGCTCGGGACCACGGCGCGTTCGTACCGCTGGGCGTTCGCGTACAAGTTCCCCGCACGCGCGGAGGTGACGACCATCACCGACGTCGTCGTCCAGGTCGGCCGGACGGGCCGGCTCACTCCCGTCGCGCTGCTCGACCCCGTGGACGTCGGGGGCGTCACCGTCTCGCGGGCGACGCTGCACAACCCCGACGAGATCGACCGGCTGGGCGTCAACGTCGGCGACCGGGTCCGGGTCAAACGAGCGGGCGACGTCATCCCGCAGGTCGCGGAGGTCGTCGAGTCCCGGAGCGACGAGCCGTACGCGTTCCCCGAGACCTGCCCGGTCTGCGGGAGCGCGGTGGAGCGGGACGGTCCGCTCGCGTTCTGCACCGGCGGGCTGGCCTGCGAGGCGCAGGCCGAGCGCGCGGTGGTCCACTACGCCAGCCGCGGCGGCCTCGACATCGAGGGGCTGGGCGAGGAGTCGGTCGAACAGCTTCGGGAGGCAGGACTGGTCGAGTCGCTGCCGGACCTCTACCGCCTGCCGGACCGGCGCGACGAACTTGCCTCCCTGGAGGGCTGGGGCGAGACCAGCGCGGACAACCTCGTCGCCGAGATCGAGGCGTCCCGGGAACCGCCGCTTTCGGACTTCCTCGCGGCGCTGGGCGTCCCGGAGGTCGGCGGCGCGACCGCGCGCAACCTCGCGCGCCAGTTCGGCACCGTCGACGCGGTCAGGACCGCGAGCGAATCCGAACTCGCGGACGTGGACGACGTCGGCGAGATCGTCGCCGCGACCGTGCGGGACTTCTTCGCCAGCGAGGAGAACGCGGCCGTCATCGACGAACTCCTCGAGTTCGTCTCGCCCCGGGAGGCGGAGACGCCCGACGACGCGGACGAACTCGACGGGCTGACGTTCGTGTTCACCGGCGCGCTCTCGGCACCCCGGAGCGCGGCCGAGGACCTGGTCCAGCGCCACGGCGCGAACGCGACGGGGAGCGTCTCGGGCAACACCGACTATCTGGTCGTCGGGGAGAATCCCGGCGCGAGCAAGCGGGAGGACGCGGACGCGAACGACGTCCCGACCGTCGACGAGGGCGAGTTCTCGGCGCTACTGCGCGAGCACGGACTCGTCTGGCCGCCGGACGACGAGGAGTGA
- a CDS encoding ABC transporter ATP-binding protein encodes MPAIELRGVTKRYGDVVAVRDLDLTVEEGTVYGFLGPNGAGKSTTINMVLDFVRPTEGSVEVLSRDAQAESVAVRRRTGVLPEGYDVYDRLTGRKHVEFAMRSKGVEGDPESLLERVGIADAADRKAGGYSKGMCQRLALGMALVGEPELLILDEPSSGLDPAGAKEMRDIVRTEADRGATVFFSSHVLGQVEAVCDRVGILREGELVAEDSIDGLRDAVGGEEQLVVTVDAASEDDVESLRALDGVSSASTDGGTVTVSCSSDAKTAVISTLEGEGVAVKDFSTEEASLEDLFLHYAEGRDVAETGEVSA; translated from the coding sequence ATGCCAGCCATCGAGCTGCGGGGGGTCACGAAGCGGTACGGCGACGTGGTCGCCGTCCGCGATCTCGATCTCACGGTCGAGGAGGGGACCGTCTACGGCTTTCTGGGCCCGAACGGCGCGGGGAAATCGACGACCATCAACATGGTGCTCGACTTCGTCCGCCCGACGGAGGGGAGCGTCGAGGTGCTCTCCCGGGACGCCCAGGCCGAGTCGGTCGCCGTCCGCCGCCGGACCGGCGTCCTCCCCGAGGGGTACGACGTGTACGACCGGCTCACCGGCCGGAAGCACGTCGAGTTCGCCATGCGCTCGAAGGGCGTCGAGGGGGACCCGGAGAGCCTGCTCGAACGGGTCGGCATCGCCGACGCGGCCGACCGGAAGGCCGGCGGCTACTCGAAGGGGATGTGCCAGCGCCTCGCGCTCGGCATGGCGCTCGTGGGCGAGCCGGAACTGCTCATCCTCGACGAGCCGTCCTCGGGGCTCGACCCCGCGGGGGCCAAGGAGATGCGCGACATCGTCCGAACGGAGGCCGACCGCGGCGCGACGGTGTTCTTCTCCAGCCACGTGCTCGGACAGGTCGAGGCGGTCTGTGACCGCGTCGGCATCCTGCGCGAGGGCGAACTCGTCGCCGAGGACAGCATCGACGGCCTCCGCGACGCCGTCGGCGGCGAGGAGCAGCTCGTCGTCACCGTCGACGCGGCGAGCGAGGACGACGTCGAGTCGCTCCGCGCGCTCGACGGCGTCTCCTCGGCCAGCACCGACGGCGGCACCGTCACGGTGTCGTGTTCCAGCGACGCGAAGACGGCCGTCATCTCCACGCTGGAGGGCGAGGGCGTCGCCGTGAAGGACTTCTCCACCGAGGAGGCGTCCCTGGAGGACCTGTTCCTCCACTACGCGGAGGGACGTGACGTCGCCGAAACCGGGGAGGTTTCCGCATGA
- a CDS encoding argininosuccinate synthase, whose protein sequence is MTRVALAFSGGLDTTVCVPLLEEEYGHDEVIGVTVDVGQPEEEFDEAAETAEALDLEHHVVDAKAEFADLCLDSVRANATYQGYPLGTALARPVIAEKILDVAKEHDCAAVAHGCTGKGNDQLRFEAVWRASDLEVIAPVRELGLTREWEIEYADEKDLPVESGNEGAWSIDTNLWSRSVEGDDLEDPTYVPPEDIYDWTAAPGEAGGEELVEVTFEDGHAVALNGEELDAVALIEELNELAGAHGVGRTDMMEDRMLGLKVRENYEHPAATVLLTAHEALEQLVLTKSERDFKATVDEEWAQQGYEGLVDTPLMASLEGYLDASQSKVTGTVTIKLQGGQARPVARDSEFGVYSESAASFNTETVDGIEQADATGVAKYHGFQERLANEVLANATEETEDASTDEEEKATLTTDGGAGE, encoded by the coding sequence ATGACACGCGTGGCACTTGCATTCAGCGGCGGACTCGATACGACGGTCTGTGTCCCGCTCCTCGAGGAGGAGTACGGGCACGACGAAGTCATCGGCGTGACCGTGGACGTCGGCCAGCCCGAGGAGGAGTTCGACGAGGCCGCCGAAACCGCCGAGGCGCTCGACCTGGAACACCACGTCGTCGACGCGAAGGCGGAGTTCGCCGACCTCTGTCTCGACTCCGTGCGCGCGAACGCGACCTACCAGGGCTACCCGCTCGGGACGGCGCTCGCGCGCCCCGTCATCGCCGAGAAGATTCTCGACGTGGCGAAAGAGCACGACTGCGCGGCCGTCGCGCACGGCTGCACCGGCAAGGGGAACGACCAGCTCAGGTTCGAGGCCGTCTGGCGCGCGTCCGATCTCGAGGTCATCGCGCCCGTCCGCGAACTCGGGCTGACGCGCGAGTGGGAGATCGAGTACGCCGACGAGAAGGACCTGCCCGTCGAGAGCGGCAACGAGGGCGCCTGGTCCATCGACACGAACCTCTGGTCCCGCTCGGTCGAGGGCGACGACCTCGAGGACCCCACCTACGTCCCGCCCGAGGACATCTACGACTGGACTGCCGCCCCCGGCGAGGCAGGCGGCGAGGAGCTCGTCGAGGTCACCTTCGAGGACGGCCACGCCGTCGCGCTGAACGGGGAGGAACTCGACGCCGTGGCGCTCATCGAGGAGCTGAACGAACTCGCGGGCGCGCACGGCGTCGGGCGCACGGACATGATGGAGGATCGCATGCTCGGGCTGAAGGTGCGCGAGAACTACGAGCACCCGGCCGCGACCGTCCTCCTCACCGCCCACGAGGCGCTCGAACAGCTCGTCCTCACCAAGTCCGAGCGCGACTTCAAGGCGACCGTCGACGAGGAGTGGGCCCAGCAGGGCTACGAGGGCCTCGTCGACACGCCGCTCATGGCCTCGCTGGAGGGCTATCTCGACGCCAGCCAGTCGAAGGTCACCGGCACCGTCACGATCAAACTCCAGGGCGGGCAGGCACGCCCGGTCGCCCGCGACTCCGAGTTCGGCGTCTACTCCGAGTCGGCCGCCTCGTTCAACACGGAGACGGTCGACGGCATCGAACAGGCCGACGCGACGGGCGTCGCCAAGTACCACGGCTTCCAGGAGCGGCTGGCGAACGAGGTGCTGGCGAACGCGACGGAGGAGACCGAGGACGCGAGCACGGACGAGGAGGAGAAGGCGACGCTGACCACCGACGGCGGCGCCGGGGAGTAG
- a CDS encoding ABC transporter permease subunit, translated as MSLGAVARKDFEDAVRSRWLLALSALFVVLVSLAVYLIRPAAGQTAPSNAVLNYILVKDGLVTTLIPLIALVVSYSAVVGERDSGSLKLLLSLPHSRAEVVFGKVLGRSGAISVPVLVGFLLPGFLLVVVPGVRFLPGYYVGYTLLTALLAAVFVAIAVGFSAAMSSQRLAVGGAVGIYFLFVPLWGVIQFPLRLYLGVGGGPSWLPVSGTGLLNFLQLLNPTGSFKIVVNAFMAGSLFTSAQGVRPVDMQIAAVVMLVAWLLVPPLLGLWQFERADL; from the coding sequence ATGAGCCTGGGGGCCGTCGCGCGCAAGGACTTCGAGGACGCGGTGCGGTCGCGCTGGCTGCTCGCGCTCTCGGCGCTGTTCGTCGTGCTCGTCTCGCTGGCCGTGTATCTCATCCGCCCCGCGGCGGGCCAGACCGCCCCCTCGAACGCGGTGTTGAACTACATCCTCGTCAAGGACGGCCTGGTCACGACGCTCATCCCGCTCATCGCGCTCGTCGTCTCCTACTCGGCCGTGGTCGGCGAGCGCGACTCGGGCTCGCTGAAGCTACTGCTCTCGCTGCCGCATTCGCGGGCAGAGGTCGTGTTCGGCAAGGTGCTCGGCCGCTCGGGAGCCATCTCGGTGCCGGTGCTCGTCGGCTTCCTCCTTCCGGGGTTCCTGCTCGTCGTGGTCCCCGGCGTCCGGTTCCTCCCCGGCTACTACGTCGGCTACACGCTGCTCACGGCGCTGCTGGCGGCCGTGTTCGTCGCCATCGCCGTCGGGTTCTCGGCGGCGATGTCGTCCCAGCGGCTCGCGGTCGGGGGGGCGGTCGGCATCTACTTCCTGTTCGTCCCGCTGTGGGGCGTCATCCAGTTCCCGCTCCGGCTCTATCTGGGCGTCGGCGGCGGTCCGAGCTGGCTCCCGGTCTCCGGGACGGGCCTACTCAACTTCCTCCAGCTGCTCAACCCGACCGGCTCGTTCAAGATCGTGGTGAACGCGTTCATGGCCGGCTCGCTGTTCACGAGCGCGCAGGGCGTCCGTCCCGTCGACATGCAGATCGCCGCGGTCGTGATGCTCGTCGCCTGGCTGCTCGTGCCGCCGCTGCTGGGGCTGTGGCAGTTCGAACGGGCCGACCTCTGA
- the argH gene encoding argininosuccinate lyase: MEGEDTVIRRDRFADGPARSFMSSLAADERIFAADLAVDRAHVVMLTEQGIIGDDEAADVLAALDDVEAAGHSTLPDGEDVHEAIESAVVDRVGPNGGKMHTARSRNDEVAACIRYRFRADLLSAVEATLALREALLEAATAEAETVMPGFTHRQYAQPTTAGHFLASYAGALERDTARLLDAYDRTNGSPLGGAAFAGTPFDIDRERTADLLGFDGVVENSTDASSARDFLAESCAALATLATTLSGLSTDLIEHAADGYLVLSDDYSSTSSIMPQKKNPDTLELVRAVAGDATGSLTALLTTLKGLPRAYNRDLQRATPHAWDAVDSVTEATEVAAGAVATAEWDAEACEADAGAGFSTATGVADALAMTGVPFRTAHELVAAAAAETESPADTSAANAAASGGSRAALAANLDAAAEEVLGEPLATYVSREELDAVLDPVGSVAARDSRGAPAPDALAESLARLAESHDGHAAALAERDAALESAADDLETAVSEYV, encoded by the coding sequence ATGGAGGGCGAAGACACCGTGATTCGGCGCGATCGCTTCGCGGACGGCCCGGCCCGCTCGTTCATGTCGAGCCTCGCGGCCGACGAGCGCATCTTCGCCGCCGATCTCGCGGTCGACCGCGCGCACGTGGTCATGCTCACCGAGCAGGGAATCATCGGCGACGACGAGGCCGCCGACGTCCTCGCCGCGCTCGACGACGTCGAAGCCGCGGGCCACTCGACGCTCCCCGACGGGGAGGACGTCCACGAGGCCATCGAGTCGGCCGTCGTCGACCGCGTCGGCCCGAACGGCGGAAAGATGCACACCGCCCGCTCGCGCAACGACGAGGTCGCCGCCTGCATCCGGTACCGCTTCCGCGCGGACCTCCTCTCGGCCGTCGAGGCGACGCTCGCGCTCCGCGAGGCGCTGCTCGAGGCCGCGACCGCCGAGGCCGAGACCGTGATGCCGGGGTTCACGCACCGGCAGTACGCTCAGCCGACGACCGCGGGCCACTTCCTCGCCTCCTACGCCGGCGCGCTGGAGCGCGACACCGCGCGCCTGCTCGACGCCTACGACCGGACGAACGGCTCGCCGCTCGGCGGGGCGGCGTTCGCGGGTACGCCGTTCGATATCGACCGCGAGCGGACGGCGGACCTGCTCGGATTCGACGGCGTCGTGGAGAACTCGACGGACGCCTCCTCTGCCCGCGACTTCCTCGCGGAGTCGTGCGCGGCGCTGGCGACGCTGGCGACGACGCTCTCGGGGCTGTCGACGGACCTGATCGAGCACGCCGCGGACGGCTACCTCGTCCTCTCGGACGACTACTCCTCGACCTCCTCGATCATGCCCCAGAAGAAGAACCCCGACACGCTGGAACTCGTCCGCGCGGTCGCGGGCGACGCGACCGGGTCGCTGACGGCGCTGTTGACGACGCTGAAGGGGCTCCCCCGCGCGTACAACCGCGACCTGCAGCGCGCGACCCCCCACGCCTGGGACGCGGTCGATTCCGTGACCGAGGCGACCGAGGTCGCGGCCGGCGCGGTCGCCACCGCCGAGTGGGACGCCGAGGCCTGCGAGGCCGACGCCGGCGCCGGGTTCTCGACGGCGACGGGCGTCGCGGACGCGCTGGCGATGACCGGCGTGCCGTTCCGCACGGCCCACGAACTCGTCGCGGCGGCCGCGGCCGAAACCGAGAGTCCGGCCGACACCTCGGCGGCGAACGCTGCCGCCTCGGGGGGCTCTCGGGCCGCTCTCGCCGCAAATCTTGACGCGGCCGCCGAGGAGGTACTGGGTGAACCCCTTGCGACGTACGTGAGCCGCGAGGAACTCGACGCCGTGCTCGACCCGGTCGGGAGCGTCGCCGCCCGCGATTCGCGTGGCGCCCCCGCCCCGGACGCGCTGGCCGAGTCCCTTGCACGCTTGGCGGAATCGCACGACGGCCACGCGGCCGCGCTGGCCGAGCGCGACGCGGCGCTCGAATCCGCGGCCGACGAC
- a CDS encoding O-acetylhomoserine aminocarboxypropyltransferase/cysteine synthase family protein, with protein MTDEDGRGPRTRALHAGWDGDPETGARAPPIYQTTSYAFTDADTAADLYALEREGDVYTRISNPTTRVLEERLASLEGGVDAVATASGMAAVDAATSVLARAGENVVASSDMYGGTSAYFIHMASRRGVDLRTVPTTDVDAYAEAVDEDTAFVHVETVANPSLVTPDFEAIADVAHEHAVPLVVDNTFGTPALCTPIEHGADVVWNSTTKWIHGAGTTVGGVLVDGGTFPWDHPDADYEELSGENPAFGVDFAERYGERAFAQVVRHRAVRALGNCQSPFDAWQTLQGLSTLPLRMERHCENARVVAEHLRDHPDVAWVTYPGFAEHPTHDHAARYLDDFGGMVVFGLDGGFEAGKRLCEEVDLISFLANIGDARSLLIHPASTTHAQLTEEEQRAAGVSPDLLRLSVGIEDPEDVVADLDRAIAEVS; from the coding sequence ATGACCGACGAGGACGGACGCGGCCCCCGCACCCGAGCGCTCCACGCCGGGTGGGACGGGGATCCCGAGACGGGCGCCCGGGCACCGCCCATCTACCAGACGACCTCGTACGCCTTCACGGACGCCGACACGGCCGCTGACCTGTACGCCCTGGAGCGGGAGGGCGACGTGTACACACGCATCTCGAACCCGACGACGCGGGTACTGGAGGAGCGACTCGCGAGCCTCGAGGGCGGGGTCGACGCGGTCGCCACCGCCTCGGGGATGGCCGCCGTCGACGCCGCGACGAGCGTGCTCGCCCGGGCGGGCGAGAACGTCGTCGCCAGCAGCGACATGTACGGCGGCACGAGCGCCTACTTCATCCACATGGCCAGTCGGCGCGGCGTCGATCTCCGGACGGTGCCGACGACCGACGTCGACGCCTACGCCGAGGCGGTCGACGAGGACACGGCGTTCGTCCACGTCGAGACCGTCGCGAACCCGTCGCTGGTCACGCCCGACTTCGAGGCGATCGCCGACGTGGCCCACGAGCACGCCGTCCCGCTCGTCGTCGACAACACGTTCGGCACGCCCGCGCTCTGTACCCCGATCGAACACGGCGCGGACGTCGTCTGGAACTCGACGACGAAGTGGATCCACGGCGCGGGCACGACGGTCGGGGGCGTCCTCGTCGACGGCGGGACGTTCCCGTGGGACCACCCGGACGCCGACTACGAGGAGCTCTCGGGGGAGAACCCCGCCTTCGGCGTCGACTTCGCCGAGCGGTACGGCGAGCGGGCGTTCGCGCAGGTCGTCCGCCACCGGGCGGTCCGCGCGCTCGGCAACTGCCAGTCGCCATTCGACGCGTGGCAGACGCTCCAGGGGCTCTCGACGCTCCCGCTGCGGATGGAGCGCCACTGCGAGAACGCCCGCGTCGTCGCCGAACACCTCCGGGACCACCCGGACGTGGCGTGGGTCACGTACCCGGGTTTCGCGGAGCACCCGACCCACGACCACGCCGCCCGCTACCTCGACGACTTCGGCGGCATGGTCGTGTTCGGGCTGGACGGCGGGTTCGAGGCGGGGAAACGGCTCTGCGAGGAAGTTGACCTGATCTCCTTTCTCGCCAACATCGGCGATGCGCGCAGCCTCCTCATCCACCCTGCGAGCACGACCCACGCACAGCTCACCGAGGAGGAACAGCGGGCCGCGGGCGTCAGCCCGGACCTCCTCCGGCTCTCGGTCGGCATCGAGGACCCCGAGGACGTCGTCGCCGACCTCGACCGCGCCATCGCGGAGGTGTCCTGA